The sequence GTTCCGGGAAAACAACTTTAGCGGAAAATTTATATTATGGCCAGCGATATTCATTCAACAGATCCAGTTTTATCTTTGGCGTGAGCAAAGCGTCTAAACGAAATGGACTGGCAAGCCTGCAGAGGCAGCTCTTGAAGGACCTCACGAATGACTCATCAGTTGAAATTAACAATGTAAGTCTTGGTAAAGAGATTCTTGCAGATCGTGTACATTACCTCAGTCGCAAAAGATCACTGAAATTTCTGATTGTAATCGATGACGTTGATCATCTAGAGCAGTTAGATGCTCTTCTCCTCAAAGATAATGTCTTGGGCGCGGAAAGCTGCGTTAGAGTCACATCCCGTGACAAGGCCATCCTCAATCTTTCAAGAATCACACTACAGTATAAAATGCAACCCCTGAGTAGGGACGATGCTAGAATGCTCTTCTCTGCACACGCCTTTCCCAGATCTGAAATAATGTCTGGATTTGAGGCTTTGGTGGATATAGCTTTGGAAAAATGTAGCGGTTTCCCCTTATTTCTCAAGGCTATGGGGGAGCATCTCCATTTGTATGGAAGGAACAACAAAGAATATTGGAAAAGCCAGCTAGAGATGATCTCTCAAGTACCTGAGATTGTCCATGCCTGCTACGGCGGCCTTGGAGACGAGGAGAAGCAGATATTTCTAGATATTGCTTGCTTTTTCGTCGGAATAGAAAGGAATCGTCTCATACGCATTTGTGCTGGATCAGGATGGAGATTTGTACGTGCCCTTCAAAAGCTGGAGTACCTGTCACTTATTGAAACCGATGAAAAGGATCGGGTAAAGATGCATGAATCTCTTTGTAATTTGGGAAAACATATGGCAGAGCAGCAGCTCTACGAGTCCCCCCATCTTCCTAATCGCCTGTGGCGTTCAAACGAAGCTGCAAACTTCTTTGGAAATCTACTAGTGTTACCGGTAATACCCAATTCAAGATTTTTGCATTTGAAAAGTTAGGGAAAAATGGGTTTTATTCGCTTTAGCTTTCAAGCGTTAATCATATTTCCTGCATACAGGAACATACAAAATGCAGGGTAATGACGAAGCCTACCTATCCTGGGCGCTATGAAAGAGGAAAACTGAAAATAGAACTGCTTGATGTAGATGGTGATCTTTCTAATGCTAAAATGAGCGAGCAATTAACAGATCTGATATGGTTTCGGTGGAAAAATTGCCCCAGAAAGAGCATTCCTTTTGTTGAGATGAAGAACTTACGAGTGTTGGAATTGGTGGAAGGGAAACTCAAAAGGCTGTGGGATCCTAGTCCTACTTTCGAGGTACCTCCTAAAAGCTtttttcattgccattgatccaTGCTAATTGTTTGAGATTTGATTCGCGTTACAGAGCAACACTAATATAGTATGTTCTTCAAACTGCAGTTTCCCGCACAGTTAAGAGAGCTCAATGTTGTAAAATGCAGGCAATTTGCAGCAATGCCACCAGGGATAGAATCGCTTGAGTGTTTGGAGAAGATAACATTGGATAAGAATCTTAGTCTCAAAAAATTGCCAAAACAGTTCTGCCAACTAAAGAGTTTGGTATATTTGAAACTAAGGAAATGTGAAGGCCTGACATCCTTGCCCGATTGTTTTGGGCAATTGACAAATTTGCAACATTTAGACCTTTCTGGTTCCCAACATTTATCTTCACTACCGGCGTCCTTCGGTCTGTTGATACAACTGAAAACTCTTGACGTGAGAAATTGCAGGAACCTGATAATTCAAGAAGATATATTTGGGGAAATTAAGACCATTGAGGAGCTCAACTTCGAAAACTGTAAGAACTTACGCCGGTTGCCTACTCAGACAACCCTACAAGGGTCGTTGGTGAAGCTCAATTTGCTTGGTACCAAATTAGAAGTATTCCCTGAGAATATCGCCCAACTGACAAGCTTGCAGGAATTGCAAGTAGGGAGTTCTTCGTTGAGCATGATACCCTTTTCTATCCTCGAGAATCTTCCCTCGTTGAAGGAGATTCAATTTTTCAAATGCGAGCGGATCCAATCTTATCCCAATTCCATTGGACGCTTGCTTCTACATGACATAAAAATGACAGGTGCTAAGATATATTCAGAGCATCATAGCTTCCAAGTGAGGACAACTGATGCTTCATATCTCAGTTCTGACATGCCATTGATGGACGCACCTTCTACTTCTAGAGTGCAACCGTTGGCATGAAAATTAACTTCAGTTAGCTTTTTTAAATTCAGTCATCGTATGGATTAATTTAGTTATATCATAGAGAATAAAGCATGTCATCCACATGCGTAGATTTTAGTTAACCTATTTTTAGTTTGCATCTGAAGTTTgcttttatttcagttttaattaGCATTCGATTTGGGACACTGTTATTCCCATCAAATAATGCATGATGTGCATGGTCTCCTTCGTTAGAGACATTGAATTGTTTTAGAGGTGCAGCAAATTTCATATATAGGGAAACTTTATTTTTTTCTGTAAGCTGCAATAAAaaatgtctttgatataaccatAGTATGAAAAATAGGGGTACTCTGCCTTTCAATTCGGtttttgttgaatgttgtttaatGTTTAATGTTTAATGTTTATTAAGAGCTGGATATGATCTATGTGTTCTTACTGttatttcttttcttattttatttatcaCCTGGTTATAAGAAGCACATGTTCAATTTTTAATCTACATTTTGtatgttttttcttttctattttatttatcaCCTGGTTATAAGAAGCACATGTTCAATTTTTAATCTACATTTTCTATGTTATTTCTTTTCCTATTTTATTTATCACCTGGTTATAAGAAGCACATGTTCAATTTTTAAtctacatttggtattagagcaattgattttgttttgggttaaagtttttgttattagattttatttttttttcaataaaagtggcataGCCACTAAACGTTTTATTACTATAAAAGATGTTTTTACAAAAACTTGGTTTAGAAGAAGGCATACTGGCAGGAAAGAACCAGGTAAAGAAAATCTCTAGTTGTAGCCCTTGTAAAAGGAGAGAAGACCTATTACTAACCAAAAAAGGTCCAAGTAATGACCATAAAATATCCCAGAGGAGCCCATTACAAAAAGAACATCCCATCAAGTGAAGCattttacaataatacatatcataaTCCCAAAAACCAGTGCCTAGTACTTTCTTCCGGGGGTTCACAAAAAGAGGAAGCAACTTCTTCTGAAGGAGGATGAATAACTTGCAATGAAACATCCATCTGAGGAGCTGCAAGCATGTTTTCCCGAAGATCAATAAGGAAATGGACCCCTATAAAAACATTCGATGCAAGAGCCACAATGTCTTGTCGTACAAAATCAAGTAACCTTTCACACTTACCTACCTTACCTGCATTTTCCAAGAGCCAACTTCTACCCACCACCTTGATAATTCATCTGCCTTGCATTATCCATAAAAGATGCATCTATAAACCCGTTACGTGTAATCATGAGAGCATTTAGAATTTTGTTAAAGTTTATCATTTCAAATTCTTACAAATTGTTCATTATAGAATTTGATGGAAATGGGTATGATTGTTGGTGCATAAAAATGATGACTTTTTTGATGGGAAAAGatatgtgggagattattgaatcaagtTACCAGAAGTCAGCTAATTGGAatgtgttaggacccagaggcaactgagagggggcgctgaatcagttgtctaataatttcaacccaaatataacttaatcaaacttgatacttagtaccggtaaaccaaacttaatgtcgattgatAGATtattagttaatattaataccgatgaaactcattgcataaaacagaaagagaaacaacatccacaacacataacatagagatttgtacgtggaaaccctataaggggaaaaaacacagtgggaaaccttacccacaatcagatgatactactgcagatactatgtgtatacaaatggggtctgcacatgctgaaaggccaacagcctagagctcactgctatatcacaaaataggagtcacactgactacaattgtatggttaaatccaatgataatgtactgctcaaagtagcatcttcaatgctggagtcagtactggttaagctctgataatcaccttcaaaccttccttgaaccttctctatggtcttctcatatgatcttcaatattcgcacataccatgttacaaaaccatataccatataTCGTTCTCTTCCTATTACTGCTTCTACatctatctcacaaatgagatcttgtatatataccaaaacctaagaacaAATGTGTAGGTTGTCTTAATAATactattacaattaaatcaattacaaataagtcaagatgtgatgcatcatgtcggctcaatacatttacaacagcATCCAATTAATacatcatctccataacatgtcatgctgatctggaatagataatgcatgttgatccataacctagaccaatttgccagtaacaacaaattcATTAACCTGATTAGacaaataaccaaaataccaaaaccaagtagccaaaccatgtctttgacataaccaagtgatctccagatgataacaagtcatcctcagtgccagtgaacaatataacctgccggtgaacaatatactggtggAGCTATACACAAGTCACTGAACTTACGATGAACATATAATGTGCCGgttccagaaggataagtgttgacatcaatgacaaaactaatgcagcacatccataataccaacataatgCCCTCTCAAGTAATGAAGGAGGCCAAGAAGAAGAATTCCCAATCACTGTTTTACATTCAAATAGCCCTTGATAAGAGATTATTTCTATGATTTTCAAATGCAAAGACAACTAAAGATGCCTAGAAGACTCTAAAAGAAGCTTAGAAATGCGGCGATCACGTCAAGGATGTCAAGCTACATAAATTGAAGTGAGAATTTGAGAATTTAAGGATGCATGTAACTGAAAGTGTGAGTGACTATTCTGTCATAGTTTAAAATATGGTCAACAAGATGGCTAGACTTGGGGAAAAATTGTGAACAATGAGGTTTTAAATAAAAAGGTGTTGGGAATTCTCACACCAAGATGTAATCATGTCGCCATAATCATAGAAGAAATCAAGGATTTGACAACTCTTCTATTTAATCTCCTAGTTGAATCTCTTATATCTCATGAAAAAGATTGATAATTTCATTTAGAAAAAGTGATGAGAAACCATTTTTCTCCAAGTtacaaatagaaaagaatgaacATGCTAGTGATAGCATCAAAAGAAATCAACGCCAAGGTAGAGGTCAAAATTAGAATCTTTCAAGAGGAAATAGAGGTAGATGTTGCTCAAGAGGAAGACgtggttcttgaggaagaagtagAGGTCAATTTGATAAAAGAAATGTCCAATATTACCACTATAACATGTATAACCACATTGAAGGAGATTGTATGTTAAAAGAAGGTAAAATTATTCATTATGCTATGAAAGTTGATGATAATCTTCCAAATCATTTATCTTTATCTTATGCTAAAACTGAAAAATACTAGTAAAGATATTTGGTATCTAGATTCTAGATGTTCTAACCATGTGCTAGGAATTGAGAAGTTGTTTTCAACAATGGTTGAAATTTTGAAATCTGAGATTGAACTTTGCGATGACAAACCATTGGAGGTTGTTGCAAAGAATCTATAGAAGTCGACACAAAAAAATATCAAGAGTGTTAAAGACATTTATTACACTCCACAATTAAAGAAAAATTGTTAAGAATTGACAATTGTGTGAGAATAACAATAAGTTTTTTATTTTCAATAAGAAACGTACAACTTATAATGAAAATCAGAACAATATGATGGTCATAGTTGTTCCTTTGATAAAGAATGGGATATTTCTATTAAATTTTCATGGACATAAAAACAGCCTTGCCAATATGGCATATAAGAATTCAAGAAGGTTGTGAAATCTCATATATAGGTATTTAAATTTTCACAATTTGAAGATTCTAGAATCACAAGTATTATTTTTTAGTTTGTACAAGGTTGAAGAGCACAAAGAGGTTTGTTAAGGATGTGCTAAAGGGAAGCATGCAAGAGATAAATTTTCAAAGGGAAATGCATGGATGTACCATCTCCCACTTTAGCTTGCTCATTTGAATATTTTTGTGGTCCTATGCAAACAAAGAGTTTGGGTGGGTCATCATATTTAATCACTTTTATTAATGATTAATCATGAAACACTTGGGTGTATATTTTGAAGGCCAAGGATGAAGCCTTTGATACATTCAAGAGGGCTAAATCCCTTGTAAAAAATGAGAAAAGGTGCAAAATCGAAGGCTTAAGAACTTCACGTGGTGCAGAATTTTTTTGAGAAGCATTCAGATTTATTGTGATATgaatgacatcaagaggaaacTCATCACTACATACACACCTCAAtataatggaatagctgaaaggaaaaattatATAATGGTTCAAATGGCAAGGAGCATGTTGAAAACCAAGGGATTGAGTAATTCCTTTCAACATGATACAATTACTATACCTGTGTACACCCTCAATCAAAATATCATAGCTACACTCAACaaaatgactccttatgaagcctATTAATAGAAAAAAACCTaatattaatcatttcaaagtttttggttgtttggccaTTGTTCATGTACCTGATCAGAAGAGACAAAAGTTAGATCCAAAGAGTTAATCATGCATCTTTATTGGATACAGTAAGGAAAGTAAGACTTATAGGTTGTATAATTTGCTCACTAATAGGCTTATTATGTCAAGAGATGTTATTTTTAATGAATGGGGAGTTTATGAacatcaaaaaggccatgttgagaatccataatctattttaatttatgttattattgtgagattttgccaagatcaagagctcaatgaaaagtacaaaagagagacaaaatataggacaagaataaactatattctcatcaatagataaatgataaaaaaataggtgttccatacaatgaatatgaggctgcatatataggcaaggtaatatggatatgtgagcacacaaaaatgacacctggctcaataagaaataagggtaggtaggaaataggtgtggtaggtaggagaaacaataaaatattcaacATGAGCTGGattacccaccgaaggtggaattatcactccacaataagtggatatgataaagtagtaacacgatcaagaccataaaaggtggaaattatcctacacacactatcccaatgtggcacaaacacccaagtgtctcatacccaaactactatgagatgcatttcgTAAGTAAActcaagtaaggtgtaataatatccatgatgaataattatttacactaacaattattgatgatattgatcatGATAAACCACTCATCTAGTCCTTCAATTCCAACTGCATGTCCAACTTCAACTCCTAGTTCAACAAGAAAGGTAAGGAGATCGAGTGATATTTATCAAAGGAGTACAAATCAAGCACATGAAGAAAATCCAAGAGATGAGATGCTTAATATTTCTTTATTTATCAAGGataattttgaaccatcatgttttgaaggggcatgtactaatgaggtttagATATTATTAatgcaagaagagatggattccattccaAATAGTGATACTTCGAAGCATACGAAGCTTccacataagaagaagaagattaaAAGCAAATAGGTCTACAAGACTAACATTAATATTGATGGGAGTGTTCAAAGACATAAGGAAAGATTACATGTTAAAGGACTCACATAGAAATATACCATTAATTATGAAGAGCAATTTGCACCAATAGTAAGACAAGAGAGTATTAGAATGCTAATTTCATTAACAACTCATTAATTCTATATAAGAACCAAGAGGATGGTGTTCTAGGATAGATGGATATTTGTAGGATAATAGCTTCAAGAGAAACAAGAGAGAACCTACCCTTTACTATAAATAAGAAGGTAGTGGTATTCTTATTATAAGCTTTTGTAGTATTGTAAATTGTCACCGCACCAATTTACACCTCAAGTTTGTGCCTCTACTTTATTGTGTCCCCCCTCATCTCCTATTTGGGTTGATTTAGTGCCTTAACTCTATTTGTAATGCCATAtgtacctagatacccctatataaatataatttaccaACCTAATTTCATCCAAGCATCATAAATGTTCATCTACATTAAACCTAAGGTATTTGTGAACTATTCATAAAGCATTTttaagagatcttcaaggctatatattcttcatcaaccatttttgagaaaagttacatcattcatatgcaagcatatgtacatattagggttttttgatgttcatgccatt is a genomic window of Cryptomeria japonica chromosome 7, Sugi_1.0, whole genome shotgun sequence containing:
- the LOC131856518 gene encoding disease resistance protein Roq1-like, translated to MEEASTSQNSSLEASTRPYHVFINHRGPDVKYTLASTIDFCLSDKGLNVFFDNTEFRAGQILSPTIIEAIRTSSVYIAIFSPRYAESYWCLEELRLMLETGRKIIPVFYGVRPKDLSQQRDDKGIYAQALSEFQIKDHSLISQWRQALKQASNISGLELNSEKFGRDQGKLVEAIIGQVMEYVRMASVEFPDSGLLGLKDAVKNFKAFLSECSKQNEKYVKIVGIVGVAGSGKTTLAENLYYGQRYSFNRSSFIFGVSKASKRNGLASLQRQLLKDLTNDSSVEINNVSLGKEILADRVHYLSRKRSLKFLIVIDDVDHLEQLDALLLKDNVLGAESCVRVTSRDKAILNLSRITLQYKMQPLSRDDARMLFSAHAFPRSEIMSGFEALVDIALEKCSGFPLFLKAMGEHLHLYGRNNKEYWKSQLEMISQVPEIVHACYGGLGDEEKQIFLDIACFFVGIERNRLIRICAGSGWRFVRALQKLEYLSLIETDEKDRVKMHESLCNLGKHMAEQQLYESPHLPNRLWRSNEAANFFGNLLVLPEHTKCRVMTKPTYPGRYERGKLKIELLDVDGDLSNAKMSEQLTDLIWFRWKNCPRKSIPFVEMKNLRVLELVEGKLKRLWDPSPTFEFPAQLRELNVVKCRQFAAMPPGIESLECLEKITLDKNLSLKKLPKQFCQLKSLVYLKLRKCEGLTSLPDCFGQLTNLQHLDLSGSQHLSSLPASFGLLIQLKTLDVRNCRNLIIQEDIFGEIKTIEELNFENCKNLRRLPTQTTLQGSLVKLNLLGTKLEVFPENIAQLTSLQELQVGSSSLSMIPFSILENLPSLKEIQFFKCERIQSYPNSIGRLLLHDIKMTGAKIYSEHHSFQVRTTDASYLSSDMPLMDAPSTSRVQPLA